A region of uncultured Draconibacterium sp. DNA encodes the following proteins:
- a CDS encoding M1 family metallopeptidase: protein MRHRLFIATLLVVLGLNAAAQKTNFTHQDSLRGSITPERVWWDLTYYHLNVKVDPADSTISGSNLIQYRVLESNQLMQIDLQPPMTISRISQNGKSLDYTRDGNAWFVTLEKEQHPNDVNELLVEYSGKPKISKRPPWDGGISWQKDENGNDFIVNTNQGDGGSLWWPCKDHPFDEPDSMLISVTFPDHLMDVSNGRLRGVEQNADGTKTAHWFVNNPINNYGVNINIGNYAHWHEVFKGEKGDLDCDYWVLKQNLEKAKEHFKQAPMMLEAFEHWFGPYPFYEDGYKLVEVPYPGMEHQSSVTYGNGYRNGYGGRDISYSGWGFKFDFIIIHESGHEWFANNITNWDEADMWIHESFTNYSENLFVEYFWGKKAGSEYIRGSRLGILNDRPVIGVYGVNYPGSGDMYPKGANMLHTLRQVVDDDEKWRGILRGLNEEFYHQTVKAEQIEGYLIEHTGLDLNGFFNQYLRDTRIPTFEYAMIDGKLQFRWANCVNNFKLPLKVYINGEPHWLNPSRRWKFFDSDEKVKKVEVDKDFYVAGFQVVDL from the coding sequence ATGAGACACAGATTATTTATTGCAACATTGTTGGTTGTTTTGGGATTGAATGCAGCTGCACAAAAAACAAATTTTACACATCAGGATTCGTTGCGTGGAAGTATCACTCCGGAACGAGTTTGGTGGGATCTCACTTATTATCATTTGAATGTAAAAGTAGATCCGGCTGACAGCACAATTTCCGGTAGCAACCTGATTCAATACAGGGTTTTAGAATCGAATCAGCTGATGCAGATCGATCTGCAGCCGCCAATGACTATTTCCCGAATTTCTCAAAATGGCAAGTCGCTCGATTATACACGAGATGGCAATGCCTGGTTTGTGACATTGGAGAAAGAACAACACCCAAATGATGTTAACGAACTGTTGGTAGAGTATTCAGGGAAACCAAAGATAAGTAAGAGACCTCCATGGGATGGAGGTATTAGCTGGCAGAAAGATGAGAATGGCAACGATTTTATTGTAAATACCAACCAGGGCGACGGTGGTAGTTTGTGGTGGCCATGCAAAGACCATCCGTTCGATGAGCCCGACAGCATGTTGATAAGCGTTACGTTCCCTGATCATTTAATGGATGTATCGAACGGCCGTTTACGCGGTGTGGAGCAAAATGCTGATGGCACAAAAACGGCGCACTGGTTTGTAAACAACCCGATAAACAACTATGGAGTAAACATTAACATTGGGAATTATGCCCACTGGCACGAAGTTTTTAAAGGCGAAAAGGGCGATTTGGATTGCGATTACTGGGTACTGAAACAAAACCTGGAAAAGGCAAAAGAGCATTTTAAACAGGCGCCAATGATGCTGGAAGCATTCGAGCACTGGTTTGGACCTTATCCGTTTTACGAAGACGGATACAAACTGGTGGAAGTGCCCTATCCGGGCATGGAGCACCAAAGTTCGGTGACTTACGGAAATGGTTACCGGAATGGCTATGGTGGCCGCGATATAAGCTATTCGGGCTGGGGATTTAAATTCGATTTTATCATTATTCATGAGTCGGGGCACGAGTGGTTTGCCAATAACATTACCAATTGGGATGAGGCCGATATGTGGATTCACGAAAGTTTTACCAATTATTCGGAAAACCTTTTTGTGGAGTATTTCTGGGGTAAAAAAGCCGGCTCGGAATATATCCGGGGCAGCCGCCTGGGAATTCTCAACGACCGCCCTGTTATTGGGGTCTACGGTGTAAATTATCCGGGATCGGGCGATATGTACCCCAAAGGAGCCAACATGTTGCATACACTGCGACAAGTTGTGGATGACGATGAGAAATGGCGTGGAATTCTTCGTGGTTTAAACGAAGAGTTCTATCACCAAACGGTGAAAGCTGAACAAATTGAAGGTTATTTAATCGAACACACCGGGCTTGATCTAAATGGCTTTTTTAACCAGTATTTGCGAGATACACGAATTCCGACTTTTGAGTATGCAATGATTGATGGTAAGCTGCAATTTCGGTGGGCAAATTGTGTCAACAATTTTAAATTGCCACTGAAAGTATACATCAATGGAGAGCCTCACTGGTTGAATCCTTCCAGACGTTGGAAATTTTTCGACTCTGATGAGAAAGTAAAAAAGGTAGAAGTGGATAAAGACTTTTATGTAGCCGGTTTTCAGGTGGTAGATTTATAA